The following are encoded together in the Glycine max cultivar Williams 82 chromosome 8, Glycine_max_v4.0, whole genome shotgun sequence genome:
- the LOC100527204 gene encoding protein RAE1, whose amino-acid sequence MSNFLSNTNPNPNKSFEVNQPPTDSVSSLSFSPKANFLVATSWDNQVRCWEVAQNGVNVATVPKASITHDHPVLCSTWKDDGTTVFSGGCDKQVKMWPLLSGGQPMTVAMHDAPIKEVAWIPEMNLLVTGSWDKTLKYWDTRQSNPVHTQQLPERCYAMTVRHPLMVVGTADRNLIVYNLQNPQVEFKRIVSPLKYQTRCLAAFPDQQGFLVGSIEGRVGVHHLDDSQQGKNFTFKCHREGNEIYSVNSLNFHPVHHTFATSGSDGAFNFWDKDSKQRLKAMLRCSLPIPCSTFNNDGSIFAYSVCYDWSKGAENSNPATAKTYIFLHLPQESEVRGKPRIGATGRK is encoded by the exons ATGTCGAATTTCCTGAGCAACACTAATCCGAACCCTAACAAGTCCTTTGAG GTGAATCAGCCTCCCACTGATTCCGTGTCCAGTCTCAGCTTCAGTCCCAAAGCCAACTTCCTCGTCGCCACTTCTTGGGACAATCAG GTTCGTTGTTGGGAGGTAGCACAGAATGGAGTTAATGTTGCCACTGTTCCCAAGGCTTCTATAACGCACGATCATCcg GTTTTGTGCTCTACATGGAAGGATGATGGCACAACTGTCTTCTCTGGTGGATGTGACAAGCAAGTGAAGATGTGGCCTCTGTTATCTGGAGGCCAACCAATGACTGTTGCCATGCATGACGCACCCATCAAAGAAGTTGCTTGGATTCCTGAAATGAACCTTTTAGTCACAGGGAGCTGGGACAAGACTTTGAA ATACTGGGACACAAGGCAGTCAAATCCAGTGCACACACAGCAACTCCCAGAGCGCTGCTATGCTATGACAGTGAGACATCCTCTGATGGTTGTTGGCACTGCTGATAGAAATCTTATTGTTTACAACTTGCAAAATCCTCAG GTTGAATTCAAGAGAATTGTTTCACCATTAAAGTATCAAACAAGGTGCCTTGCTGCATTCCCTGATCAACAAGGTTTCTTG GTCGGATCAATAGAAGGAAGGGTTGGGGTGCATCATTTGGATGATAGTCAGCAGGGTAAAAACTTCACTTTTAAATGCCATAGAGAGGGCAATGAAATATACTCAGTCAACTCTTTAAACTTCCATCCT GTACACCACACATTTGCAACTTCTGGTTCTGATGGTGCTTTCAATTTTTGGGATAAGGATAGTAAACAGCGGCTCAAG GCCATGTTGAGATGCAGCCTACCTATTCCTTGCAGTACCTTCAACAATGATGGTTCAATATTTGCTTACTCA GTCTGCTATGACTGGAGTAAAGGGGCAGAAAATTCTAATCCTGCAACAGCAAAGACCTACATTTTCCTGCACTTGCCTCAG GAATCTGAGGTCAGGGGCAAACCACGCATTGGTGCTACTGGGAGAAAGTAG
- the LOC100305355 gene encoding somatic embryogenesis receptor-like kinase-like protein precursor: MDRVTSSFMGSFFVWAILVLDLVLKASGNQEGDALNALKSNLQDPNNVLQSWDATLVNPCTWFHVTCNSDNSVTRVDLGNADLSGQLVPELGQLTNLQYFYQNNPDLIQPKNTPSPVSPTPPAASSGNSNTGAIAGGVAAGAALLFAAPAIALAYWRRRKPQDHFFDVPAEEDPEVHLGQLKRFSLRELQVATDNFSNKHILGRGGFGKVYKGRLADGSLVAVKRLKEERTQGGELQFQTEVEMISMAVHRNLLRLRGFCMTPTERLLVYPYMANGSVASCLRERQESQPPLGWPERKRIALGSARGLAYLHDHCDPKIIHRDVKAANILLDEEFEAVVGDFGLAKLMDYKDTHVTTAVRGTIGHIAPEYLSTGKSSEKTDVFGYGVMLLELITGQRAFDLARLANDDDVMLLDWVKGLLKDRKLETLVDADLHGNYNDEEVEQLIQVALLCTQGSPVERPKMSEVVRMLEGDGLAEKWEQWQKDETFRQDFNSNIHHPNANWIVDSTSHIQADELSGPR, encoded by the exons ATGGATAGAGTGACTTCGTCTTTTATGGGTTCCTTTTTTGTTTGGGCAATTTTGGTGCTTGATTTGGTACTTAAGGCTTCTGGCAATCAGGAAG GCGATGCCCTGAATGCATTAAAGAGCAACTTGCAAGATCCTAACAATGTTCTTCAAAGCTGGGATGCTACCCTTGTCAATCCCTGCACGTGGTTTCATGTTACATGCAACAGTGATAACAGTGTGACCCGTGT TGATCTTGGAAATGCAGATCTTTCTGGTCAACTGGTTCCAGAACTTGGTCAACTTACAAATTTACAGTACTT TTATCAAAACAATCCTGACTTGATACAACCAAAAAACACTCCATCTCCTGTTTCTCCAACACCACCAGCAGCTTCTTCAG GTAACAGTAATACTGGAGCTATTGCTGGAGGAGTTGCTGCTGGTGCTGCTCTGTTGTTTGCAGCCCCTGCAATTGCACTTGCTTATTGGCGAAGAAGGAAACCTCAGGATCATTTCTTTGATGTTCCTG CTGAGGAGGATCCTGAAGTTCACCTTGGTCAGCTTAAAAGGTTTTCTTTGCGTGAGCTGCAAGTTGCAACAGATAACTTTAGTAACAAACACATTCTGGGTAGAGGTGGATTTGGAAAGGTTTATAAAGGACGCTTAGCTGATGGATCTCTTGTAGCAGTAAAAAGACTTAAAGAGGAACGCACGCAGGGTGGGGAGCTGCAGTTTCAAACCGAAGTGGAAATGATCAGCATGGCTGTACATCGTAATTTGCTTCGGCTTCGTGGTTTTTGTATGACACCTACTGAACGGTTGCTTGTGTATCCTTACATGGCTAACGGAAGTGTAGCATCATGTTTACGAG AACGTCAAGAATCCCAACCGCCACTTGGCTGGCCAGAACGGAAGCGTATTGCATTGGGATCTGCAAGGGGGCTTGCTTATTTGCATGATCATTGTGACCCTAAGATTATTCACCGTGATGTCAAAGCAGCTAATATATTGTTGGACGAGGAATTTGAAGCAGTTGTTGGAGATTTTGGTTTAGCTAAACTTATGGATTATAAAGATACTCATGTTACTACTGCTGTACGTGGAACAATTGGACATATAGCACCAGAATACCTCTCAACTGGAAAGTCTTCAGAGAAGACTGATGTTTTTGGATATGGTGTGATGCTTCTTGAACTAATAACTGGACAAAGGGCTTTTGATCTAGCTCGACTTGCCAATGATGATGATGTCATGTTGCTTGATTGG GTTAAAGGACTTCTCAAAGACAGGAAATTGGAAACACTAGTAGATGCAGATTTACATGGTAACTACAATGATGAGGAGGTAGAGCAGTTAATCCAAGTGGCCTTACTATGCACACAAGGATCTCCTGTGGAAAGACCTAAGATGTCTGAGGTGGTAAGAATGCTAGAAGGTGATGGTTTGGCTGAGAAATGGGAGCAATGGCAGAAAGACGAGACGTTCCGGCAAGACTTTAACAGCAACATACATCACCCTAATGCAAATTGGATAGTAGATTCAACTTCCCATATTCAGGCAGATGAACTATCAGGTCCTAGATGA
- the LOC100305355 gene encoding somatic embryogenesis receptor-like kinase-like protein isoform X1 produces MDRVTSSFMGSFFVWAILVLDLVLKASGNQEGDALNALKSNLQDPNNVLQSWDATLVNPCTWFHVTCNSDNSVTRVDLGNADLSGQLVPELGQLTNLQYLELYSNNITGKIPEELGNLTNLVSLDLYLNTLDGPIPTTLGNLAKLRFLRLNNNSLTGGIPMSLTNVSSLQVLDLSNNKLKGEVPVNGSFSLFTPISYQNNPDLIQPKNTPSPVSPTPPAASSGNSNTGAIAGGVAAGAALLFAAPAIALAYWRRRKPQDHFFDVPAEEDPEVHLGQLKRFSLRELQVATDNFSNKHILGRGGFGKVYKGRLADGSLVAVKRLKEERTQGGELQFQTEVEMISMAVHRNLLRLRGFCMTPTERLLVYPYMANGSVASCLRERQESQPPLGWPERKRIALGSARGLAYLHDHCDPKIIHRDVKAANILLDEEFEAVVGDFGLAKLMDYKDTHVTTAVRGTIGHIAPEYLSTGKSSEKTDVFGYGVMLLELITGQRAFDLARLANDDDVMLLDWVKGLLKDRKLETLVDADLHGNYNDEEVEQLIQVALLCTQGSPVERPKMSEVVRMLEGDGLAEKWEQWQKDETFRQDFNSNIHHPNANWIVDSTSHIQADELSGPR; encoded by the exons ATGGATAGAGTGACTTCGTCTTTTATGGGTTCCTTTTTTGTTTGGGCAATTTTGGTGCTTGATTTGGTACTTAAGGCTTCTGGCAATCAGGAAG GCGATGCCCTGAATGCATTAAAGAGCAACTTGCAAGATCCTAACAATGTTCTTCAAAGCTGGGATGCTACCCTTGTCAATCCCTGCACGTGGTTTCATGTTACATGCAACAGTGATAACAGTGTGACCCGTGT TGATCTTGGAAATGCAGATCTTTCTGGTCAACTGGTTCCAGAACTTGGTCAACTTACAAATTTACAGTACTT GGAACTTTATAGCAATAATATAACTGGAAAAATTCCAGAAGAGCTTGGGAACTTAACAAATTTGGTGAGCTTGGATCTTTACTTGAACACTTTGGATGGTCCCATACCGACTACTTTGGGCAACCTTGCAAAACTACGTTTCCT GCGTCTCAACAACAATAGCTTGACAGGAGGCATACCCATGTCTTTGACAAATGTTTCTTCACTGCAAGTTCT TGATCTCTCAAATAACAAGCTAAAAGGGGAAGTCCCAGTGAAtggttcattttctttatttaccCCCATCAG TTATCAAAACAATCCTGACTTGATACAACCAAAAAACACTCCATCTCCTGTTTCTCCAACACCACCAGCAGCTTCTTCAG GTAACAGTAATACTGGAGCTATTGCTGGAGGAGTTGCTGCTGGTGCTGCTCTGTTGTTTGCAGCCCCTGCAATTGCACTTGCTTATTGGCGAAGAAGGAAACCTCAGGATCATTTCTTTGATGTTCCTG CTGAGGAGGATCCTGAAGTTCACCTTGGTCAGCTTAAAAGGTTTTCTTTGCGTGAGCTGCAAGTTGCAACAGATAACTTTAGTAACAAACACATTCTGGGTAGAGGTGGATTTGGAAAGGTTTATAAAGGACGCTTAGCTGATGGATCTCTTGTAGCAGTAAAAAGACTTAAAGAGGAACGCACGCAGGGTGGGGAGCTGCAGTTTCAAACCGAAGTGGAAATGATCAGCATGGCTGTACATCGTAATTTGCTTCGGCTTCGTGGTTTTTGTATGACACCTACTGAACGGTTGCTTGTGTATCCTTACATGGCTAACGGAAGTGTAGCATCATGTTTACGAG AACGTCAAGAATCCCAACCGCCACTTGGCTGGCCAGAACGGAAGCGTATTGCATTGGGATCTGCAAGGGGGCTTGCTTATTTGCATGATCATTGTGACCCTAAGATTATTCACCGTGATGTCAAAGCAGCTAATATATTGTTGGACGAGGAATTTGAAGCAGTTGTTGGAGATTTTGGTTTAGCTAAACTTATGGATTATAAAGATACTCATGTTACTACTGCTGTACGTGGAACAATTGGACATATAGCACCAGAATACCTCTCAACTGGAAAGTCTTCAGAGAAGACTGATGTTTTTGGATATGGTGTGATGCTTCTTGAACTAATAACTGGACAAAGGGCTTTTGATCTAGCTCGACTTGCCAATGATGATGATGTCATGTTGCTTGATTGG GTTAAAGGACTTCTCAAAGACAGGAAATTGGAAACACTAGTAGATGCAGATTTACATGGTAACTACAATGATGAGGAGGTAGAGCAGTTAATCCAAGTGGCCTTACTATGCACACAAGGATCTCCTGTGGAAAGACCTAAGATGTCTGAGGTGGTAAGAATGCTAGAAGGTGATGGTTTGGCTGAGAAATGGGAGCAATGGCAGAAAGACGAGACGTTCCGGCAAGACTTTAACAGCAACATACATCACCCTAATGCAAATTGGATAGTAGATTCAACTTCCCATATTCAGGCAGATGAACTATCAGGTCCTAGATGA